Below is a window of Cupriavidus sp. MP-37 DNA.
CCGGCTACCGCCCGATCATCGACGCCGGCGAACGCATGATGGCCCTGCCCGCCCCCAGCGCGGACAAGCTCAACCCGCGCCAGATCGCCGACACGCTGCGCAACCTGAAGCGCGGCAAAACCTTCCGCTACCGCGCGCAGGGCCAGGAATTCTTCGCCCCGCGCACCGCGGCCGAGTTCGGCGCGATCAAGGCGGCACAGCCCGAGATCCGCATCCTGGCCGGCAGCACCGACGTGGGCCTGTGGGTCACCAAGCAGTTCCGCGAGCTGGGCAACCTGCTCTACGTCGGCCAGGTGGAAGACCTGAACCAGATCGAACAACGCGACGGCATGATCGAGATCGGCGCCGCGGTCACGCTGGAAAAGGCCTACGCCGCGCTCAACGCCGCGCATCCGGAGCTGGAAGAACTGTGGAAGCGCTTTGCCTCGCTGCCGATCCGCAATGCCGGCACGCTGGGCGGCAATATCGCCAACGGCTCGCCCATCGGCGATTCGATGCCGGCGCTGATCGCGCTGGGCACGGAGGTGGTGCTGCAGCACGGCGAGACGCGCCGCACGCTGCCGCTGGAAGACCTGTACCTGGCGTACCAGAAGACGGCGATGCAGCCTGGTGAATTCGTCGCCGCGCTGCGCGTGCCGGTGGCCGGCCCGCAGCACTTCCGCACCTACAAGCTGTCCAAACGCTTTGACGAGGATATTTCCGCGGTGTGCGCCGCCTTCGGCATCACCGTGCAGGACGGCATCGTCACGCAGGCCCGCGTCGCCTTCGGCGGCATGGCCGCGACGCCCAAGCGCGCCGCCGCCACCGAGGCGGCGCTGACCGGCCAGCCGTGGAACGAAGCCACCGCGCGCGCCGGCATGGCCGCGCTGGCCCAGGACTACACGCCGCTCACCGACATGCGCGCGACCGCGTCGTACCGCAGCCGCGGCGCCGCCAACCTGCTGTACCGGTTCTGGCTGGAAACCAATGCCGACGCGCTGCCCGCCGCAGCCGTCAATGTCCGCGCCCCCGGCGCCGGCATCAACGCAACCGCCACGGCCTGAGCCGGAGAACAAGGAACGAAATCGGCATGAACAAGCAAACCGAACCCTTCCTGCTCGACGCCGCCGCCGAACAGGTTCCGCAGGTCGGCATCTCGCGCCCGCACGAATCCGCCCACCTGCACGTGGCCGGCACCGCCACCTACACCGACGACATCCCCGAGCTGGCCGGCACGCTGCACGCCGCGCTCGGCATGAGCGCCCGCGCGCACGCGCGCATCCGCTCCATCTCGCTCGACAAGGTACGCGCCGCGCCGGGGGTGGTCGACGTGCTGACGGTGGACGACATCCCCGGCACCAATGACTGCGGCCCGATCATCCATGACGACCCGATCCTGGCGCGCGACGTGGTGCAGTTCGTCGGCCAGCCGGTCTTTATCGTCGTGGCGACCTCGCATGACGCCGCCCGCCGCGCCGCCCGCCTCGGCGTGATCGACTATGAAGACCTGCCGCCGGTGCTGTCGCCGCAGGCCGCGCACGAGGCCGGCAGCTATGTGCTGCCGCCGATGCACCTGACGCGCGGCGAGCCCGCCGCGCGCATTGCCGGCGCGACCCACCAGGACAGCGGCACGATCCACCTGGGCGGCCAGGAGCAGTTCTACCTCGAAGGCCAGATCTCGTACGCCGCGCCGCGCGAGAATGACGGCATGCACGTGTGGTGCTCGACCCAGCACCCGACCGAAATGCAGCACGCGGTCGCGCACATGCTGGGCTGGCATGCGCACCAGGTGCTGGTCGAATGCCGCCGCATGGGCGGCGGCTTCGGCGGCAAGGAATCGCAGTCGGCGCTGTTTGCCTGCTGCGCCGCGCTGGCGGCGTGGAAGCTGATGTGCCCGGTCAAGCTGCGCCCGGACCGCGACGACGACATGATGATCACCGGCAAGCGCCATGACTTCGTGTTCGACTACAGCGTCGGCCATGACGACGAAGGCCATATCGAAGGCGTGAAGGTGCAGATGGTGTCGCGCGCCGGCTTCTCGGCCGACCTGTCGGGCCCGGTGATGACCCGCGCCATCTGCCACTTCGACAACGCCTACTGGCTGCCGAACGTGCAGATCGACGGCTACTGCGGCAAGACCAACACGCAGAGCAATACCGCTTTCCGCGGCTTCGGCGGCCCGCAGGGCGCGTTCGCGGTCGAGTACATCCTCGACAACATCGCCCGCACGGTCGGCAAGGATTCGCTCGACGTGCGCCGCGCCAACTTCTACGGCAAGTGCGAGAACAACGTCACCCCCTACGGCCAGACCGTCGAAGACAACGTCATCCACGAGCTGATCGACGAGCTGGTGGCCAGCAGCGAATACCGCGCCCGCCGCGAGGCCACGCGCGCGTTCAATGCCACCAGCCCGGTGCTGAAGAAGGGCATCGCCATCACCCCGGTGAAGTTCGGCATCTCGTTCAACGTGGCCCACTTCAACCAGGCCGGCGCGCTGGTGCACGTCTACAACGACGGCTCGGTGCTGGTGAACCATGGCGGCACCGAAATGGGCCAGGGCCTGAACACCAAGGTGGCGATGGTGGTGGCGCACGAGCTCGGCATCCGCATGGAACGCGTGCGCGTGACCGCGACCGATACCAGCAAGGTGGCCAACACCTCGGCCACCGCGGCCTCGACCGGCGCCGACCTGAACGGCAAGGCGGCGCAGGACGCCGCCCGCCAGATCCGCGAGCGCCTGGCCGCGTTTGCCGCGCGCAAGGCCGGCGTGGAACCGTCGGAAGTGCGCTTCAACGATGACCTGGTCAGCGCCGGCGAACTGCGCCTGTCGTTCGGCGAGCTGGCGCGCGAAGCCTACGTGGCGCGCGTGCAGCTGTGGTCCGACGGCTTCTACACCACGCCCAAGCTGCACTGGGACCAGAAGACGCTGCAGGGCCGCCCGTTCTACTACTTCGCCTACGGCGCCGCGTGCTCCGAGGTGCTGGTCGACACCCTCACCGGCGAATGGAAGCTGCTGCGCGCCGACGCGCTGCACGACGCCGGCCGCTCGCTGAACCCGGCGATCGATATCGGCCAGGTCGAAGGCGCATTCATCCAGGGCATGGGCTGGCTGACCACTGAAGAACTGTGGTGGAACAAGGACGGCAAGCTGATGACGCACGCGCCGTCGACGTACAAGATCCCGACGGTCAATGACTGCCCGGAAGCCTTCAACGTGCGCCTGTTCCAGAACCGCAATGTCGAGGACAGCATCCACCGCTCCAAGGCCGTCGGCGAGCCGCCGCTGCTGCTGCCGTTCTCGGTGTTCTTCGCGATCCGCGACGCCGTGGCCGCGCTGGGCGACTACCGCATCAACCCGCCGCTGAAGGCCCCGGCCACCAGCGAGGCCATCCTCGACGCCGTCGAGGCCGTGCGCGCGGCGGCGGCGCAAGGGGCTGCGCAGGCAGCCTGAACGGTGGCAAGGAAGCGCGCGCCTGCGGGCGCCCCGGACTTTCCCCCCTCGACTGCGTTGACAGGCGAGGGGCCGGTGGCAGAAGCAGGTGCGCGCCACCACCGGCACCACCATTAGCGCCACAGCAACACCAGTCAACCCCCGCATCTCCCGAGGCCCCGACCATGCAGGACGCACCGCTCAAACCCTTCCGCTTCGCCGACGCCGCCCGCATGGTGCGCGCCGGCGTGCCGGTGGCGATGGTCACCATCGTCGAGGTCAAGGGCTCGGCGCCGCGCGAGGCCGGCATCCGCATGCTGGTCAGCGCCGACGACCTGGTCGGCACCATCGGCGGTGGTCACCTGGAGTGGCGCGGCATGGATATCGCCCGCGAGATGCTGGTGCGCGGCGAGCCACGCCGGATCGAGCGCATTCCCCTGGGTCCGGCGCTGGGACAGTGCTGTGGCGGCGTGGTGCAGCTGGCGTTCGAGGTGCTTGGCGAAGCCGACCTGGCGTGGCTGGATGCCGTGGAGCGGAAGTTCGCGGCCCACTGCTCGCTGCAGCGGCACGTTCCAGCGCACGGCGCGGTCACGTTTGCCGACAGCCGCGCCGTGCTCCCCGGCGTGGACCTGCAGCCCGACGGCAGCTGGACCGACACGCTGGTGCCCGACACCATGCATGTGGTGCTGTTCGGCGCCGGCCATGTCGGCCATGCGCTGGTCAAGGTGCTGGCCACGCTGCCGTGCCGCGTGCACTGGGTCGACGAGCGCGACACGCTGTTCCCCGGCGGCCTGCCCGACAATGTCGAGGCCGAGGCCAGCGACACGCCCGAGGCCGTGGTCGCGCAGGCGCCGGCGGGCAGCTACTTCCTGGTGATGACGCACAGCCATGCGCTCGACCAGACCCTGTGCGAGGAAATCCTCAAGCGCACCGATTTCGCCTACTTCGGCCTGATCGGCTCCAAGACCAAGCGCGCGCGCTTTGAACACCGCATGGCCGAGCACGGCATCGACCCGGCCCGGTTTGCGGAAATGACATGCCCCATGGGGGTTCCCGGGATCACCGACAAGGCTCCGGCTATGATTGCGGTTGCCATCGTCGCCCAGCTGCTCCAGGTCCGCGAACAGCGCCTTGCCGCGCTGCGTGCGGGCCGCACGGAGGCGGTGCATCCCTGAACCCGTGCCGCCGGCATTGCCGGCCGGCACAGAAAAGCCCAGAAACGAGGCCCCCATGACCATCGATGCCGCGCTCGCGGAACAGATCCGCCGCACCCCCAAGGCCGAACTGCATGTGCATATCGAAGGCACGCTCGAGCCGGAACTGATCTTCCGGCTGGCGCAGCGCAACCAGGTGGCGCTGCCCTACCCCAGCGTCGACGCGCTGCGCGCCGCCTACGCCTTCACCGACCTGCAGTCGTTCCTGGACATCTACTACGCCGGCGCCAGCGTGCTGCTGACCGAGGAAGATTTCTTCGACATGACCATGGACTACGTCAAGCGCGCCGTCGCCGACAACGTCCGCCACGCCGAGATCTTCTTCGATCCGCAGACCCACACCGCGCGCGGCGTGCCGATCGGCGTGGTGATCGACGGCATTGCCGATGCGCTGGCCCAGGCCCGCACCGAGTACGACTTCTCGAGCAGCCTGATCCTGTGCTTCCTGCGCCATCTGTCGGAGGAAGACGCGTTCGCCACGCTGGAAGCGGCGCTGCCCTACCGCGACCGCTTCGTCGGCGTCGGGCTCGATTCGTCGGAAAAAGGCAACCCGCCCGAGAAATTCGCGCGCGTGTTCGCCCGGGCGCGCGAGCTCGGCCTGCACCTGGTGGCCCACGCGGGCGAGGAAGGCCCGGCGCAGTATGTGACCGATGCGCTCGACCTCCTGAAGGCCGAGCGCATCGACCACGGCGTGCGCGCCATCGACGATCCCGCGCTGGTCGAGCGCCTGGCGCGCGAGCGCGTGGCGCTGACGGTGTGCCCGCTGTCGAACGTCAAGCTCAAGGTCTACCCCGACCTGCGCGACCACCCGCTCAAGCGCATGCTCGATGCGGGCGTGGCGATCACCCTGCATTCGGACGACCCGGCCTACTTCGGCGGTTATATGAATGCGAACTGGGAAGCCACCTTCGACGCGCTGCCGCTGGACGCGGCCGACGCGCACAAGCTCGCCCGCAACAGTTTTGAAGCGGCCTTCCTGCCTGCCATGCAGAAGGCCGAGTTCCTGGCGGAAGTCGACCACTTCTGGTCCGCCCCGCCCAAGTCCCCGCCCGCGACGGCCCCCGCGGCCTGAGCACGGCGCACGCCAATAACCCGGCCTGCTGCTCGCACCACGCGGTGCCGCGCGGGCCGGCCACGAGAGACAAACCATGACGACCCACCCCACCACTGACTCCCGTACCCGTGCCATTCGCGGCCGCGTGCTGCATTTCCTGCGCGACCCGCAATTCCATGAGGACGCGTATCAGTATTGGGACGACGGGGTGCTGATCGTCACCGACGGGCGCATCGCCGCCGCCGGCGACTACGCGCAGCTGGCGGCGCGCATCCCGGCCGGCGCCGAGGTCGTCGACCACCGCGGCAAGCTGATCGTGCCCGGCTTTATCGACACCCACGTGCACTTCCCGCAGACCGATATGATCGCGTCGCCGTCGCCGGGCCTGCTGCACTGGCTCGACACCTACACCTTCCCCGAAGAGCGCCGCTTCGCCGATCCCGACTACGCGCGCGGCGTGGCCGGCTTCTTCACCGAGGAACTGCTGCGCAACGGCACCACCAGCGCGGTGGTCTGGAGCACGGTGCACAAGGCCTCGGCCGACGCGCTCTTCGCCGAAAGCGAGGCGCGCAACCTGCGCATGGTCACCGGCAAGGTGATGATGGACCGCAACTGTCCCGAATTCCTGCGCGACACCGCCGAAAGCGGCGCCCGGGATTCGGCCGACCTGCTGTCGCGCTGGCATAACAAGGGACGCCTGTCGTACGCGATCACGCCGCGCTTCGCCCCGACCTCGACCGAGGCGCAGCTGGCCGCCTGCGGCGAGCTGGCGCGCGCCTATCCGGACGCCTTTATCCAGACCCACGTGGCGGAGAACCGCGACGAGGTCAAATGGGTGGCCGAGCTGTTCCCGGACGCGCGCAGCTACCTCGACGTCTACGACCGCTACGGCCTGCTGCGCCCGGGCGCAATGTACGGCCACGCCATCTACCTGGACCAGGACGACCGCCGCCGGCTGGCCGACAGCGGCGCCGCGGTGGCGCACTGCCCGACTTCCAACCTGTTCCTGGGCAGCGGCTTCTATGACTTCCACCAGTCCGATGCCAACCGCCTGAACGTGACGCTGGCCACCGACGTGGGCGGCGGCACCTCGTTCTCGATGTTGCGCACCATGAACGCCGCACACAAGGTGGCGCGCATGGGCGGCTACTACCTGACCGCGCTGCGCATGTTCTACCTGGCTACCCGCGCCGCGGCGGAGGCGCTGGGCTGGACCGGCCGCGTCGGCAGCTTCAGCGAAGGCTGCGAGGCCGACTTCATCGTGCTCGATCCGAAGGCCACGCCGCTGATCGCACGTCGCAGCAACCGCTCGGAAACGCTGGAAGAAGAGCTGTTCGCCTTTGCCATGCTGGGCGACGACCGCGTCATCGACAGCGTCTACGTGATGGGCGAGGCGGCAAGCGTCCCGGCCGTCTGATCCGCCACACGCCTTCACCCCGTTGCCCGCCGCGCTGCGGCGGGCACTTCCCTTACCGCTTCCGCCATCCCACCGGCTTGACGACCGTCAAGACTGCCCTCGACAAAGCCTTCTAACCTTGCGGTTCCGCCGCGGCCCGTCTGTCTTGCCGCGCACCCATACCCATCGACCGCAATCAGAAGGTTCTGCATGACCGCCTCTCACACCGCAGATTCCCCCGCCGCGCATGCCGCCCCGCCGGCCCGCGCGCGCCCCCAGGCCCCGCATGACGCGCCCCTGCCTGAACCGATCGCAGCGGATGCGCCGCTGCCCTCGCGCAAGATCATCCGCGGCTGGCTGATCCCGCTCGGCCAGCGCAGCACGCCGCGCGCGCTGATGCTGTTCGCCTTCGATTACCTGCTGTTCGGCGCCGTGCTGGCCGGCGTGGTGCTGGCGCCGCACTGGGCCGCCAAGCTGGCGCTGGGCGTGCTGGCGGGGCTGGTGATCGCACGCCTGTTTATCATCGGCCACGACGCCTGCCACCAGAGCCTGACCCCGCGCCGCGGCCTGAACAAGTGGCTGGGCCGGCTGACCTTCCTGCCGTCGCTGACGCCGTACAGCCTGTGGGAAGTCGGCCACAACGTGGTCCACCATGGCTACACCAACCTGAAGGGCTTCGACTTCGTCTGGGCGCCCTATTCGCTCGAAGAATTCAACGCGTTGCCGCGCTGGCGCCGCGTGATGGAGCGCATCTACCGCACCGGCTTCGGGCCGGGGCTGTATTACCTGGTCGAGATCTGGTGGTGCAAGCTGTTCTTCCCCAACAAGCGCCAGATGGCCACGCGCCGTCCGATCTTTACCGGCGACTGCGTGCTGGTGGCCGCGTTCGGGCTGGCATGGATCGGCGCGCTGGCGGCGCTGGCGCTGGCCACGCAGCAGTCCGTGTGGATGCTGATCGGCGCCGGCTTCGTGCTGCCCTTCCTGGTGTGGAACGTCACCGTCGGCTTCGTGCTGTACGTGCACCACACCCACACCAGTGTCGCCTGGTACGACACCAAGACGATGTGGGCCCGGGCCCAGCCGTTCGTCTCGACCACCGTGCACCTGCGCTTCCGCCACGGCATCGGCGCGGCGCTGCACCACATCATGGAACACACCGCGCACCACGTCGACATGAGCGTGCCGCTGTATCGCCTCAAGCGCGCGCAGGCACTGCTGGAACACGCGCTGCCGGGCCGCATCATCATCGAGAACTTCTCGTGGCGCTGGTATTTCGACACCGCGCGCCGCTGCAAGCTCTACGACTTCAAGGCGCTGTGCTGGACCGATTTCCGCGGCCGCCAGACCAGCGACAACGCGCCGGTACCGGCCTGATCGCGGTGCCGACCGCGGCGGTGGTGGACGATCCACCGCCGCCGCGGTTATAATCGCCGCTTCCATTGGGGAGTAGCCGCCCTGCTCTCACCGCGCCGCGCTATGCGGACTCCGGGGGACAGGGGCGTACGTCAACAGACTTGACCGCTTGCGGTTATGGCGTGCGCAGCTCCGGACCCGCCTGGCCTGCTGGCCCAGGCAGCGTCCCTGCCTGGCGAGACCGATGACCATCCCTTTCTGGCCGGGCCGGGAAAGGGTTGCGTCATTGGCATCTCGCGATGCATTGCGGCCCGGTTACCCCACAAGACCAATATGGAAGCCTTCCTCGTCTCCACAGGCATCGTCGCCCTCGCAGAAATGGGCGACAAGACGCAATTGCTGTCGCTGGTACTGGCCGCGCGCTACCGCAAGCCGGTGCCCATCATCCTCGGCATCCTGATCGCCACGCTGTTCAACCACGGCTTTGCCGGCGCGCTCGGCGGCTGGATCACGCACGTGGTCGGCGAGAGCCTGCTGCGCTGGATCCTGGGCCTCGGCTTTATCGCGATGGCCGCATGGATGCTGATCCCCGACAAGCTCGACGACGCCGAGCAGGCGCGGCCCGTCAAGGGCTTTATCGGCATCCTCGGCACCACGCTGGTCGCCTTCTTCTTTGCCGAGATGGGGGACAAGACCCAGATTGCCACGGTGGCGCTGGCGGCGCGCTTCAGTGATGCCGTGCTGGCGGTGGTCATGGGCACGACCTTCGGCATGATGATCGCCAATGCGCCGGCTGTCTTGCTGGGCGACAGGTTTGCCAACAAGATGCCGATCGGGCTGGTGCACAAGATTGCGGCGGGGATTTTTCTGGTGTTGGGGGGGTTGGTGTTGGTGAAGGTTGGGGGGTGATTTGGTTGGTGGTCGCTTTTGGTGACATGCTGTCGGCTGTTGAACCGCTTGGTTCCGCCCTGCTGGGCGGGTCACTTTTTGTCCGAGCGACAAAAAGTAACCAAAAAGCGCGTTTACTGCCCTGCGGGCGGCATGTCTTATCGTAGTGTGCGCTGGGTTCTCGTACGGGGCTACGCTTCCTCACAAAGCTGGACTGCCTGCCGCAGGGGTGCACCACGGTGGCAGGGGCGTTGAAGTGTTGGTTGAACGAGCCCAGAGCGCGGAGTGGCCCCTGCTGCCGGCCCTGTCGTAGGAACGCCTACGGCTGCGCCGCGCGCCGGCAGCATCGCAGGCCAAGGGCACTGGCACGGAACGCATCGCTGCACTCGCTTGACTACCGAACGTGCCCATTGCCACTGGTTTTCTCCCCTCTCCCGCTTGCGGGAGAGGGGCGGGGGAGAGGGCCGGCGCATCGACGAAGTCCAGCGTCCGAACCCATGCACGCCCCGACGTCGCTACGCTCGCTTGGCGCTGACGGGCGATGGGCTTGGCTGGCGAGCGAAATCGCACAACCATTTGGCTGCGCTGCGTGCACACGCTGAAAGCCCGTCGGCAACAGCCTGCGCAGGCCGCAGGCGTCCCCGCGATACCGCCGCCCGCAGATTGCCGAGCCGGGTCACCGACCTGCAGCGCCAAGCGAGCGCAGCGAGGCGGTCCGAGCCAGAGCCCCTGACCTACGATACTGCCGGCGCGCAGCGCAGCCGAAGGCGTTCCTACGATAAGGCCCGCAGCAGGCTGCCACTGTCCGCTCTGGGCTCGTTCAAACACCACTCCAACGCCCCTGCCACCGTAGTGCACCCCTGCGGCAGGCAGTCTAGCTATGTGAGGAAGCAAAGCCCCGTACGAAAACGCCCAGGCACACTACGATAAGACATGCCGCCCGCAGGGCAGAAAACGCGCTTTTTGGTTACTTTTTGGCGCTCGGCCAAAAAGTGACCCGCCCAGGAGGGCGGAACCAAGCGGTTCAACAGCCGACAGCATGTCACCAATAGCGACCAGCCAAACAAAAAACACCAATAAAAAAAACGGGACACATAGGCCCCGTCCAAACCCTCGCCGGTCCGGTAAAAACGGTTGCCAACTACTCAACCCTCCGGACCGTCGATCACCGATGCTCGGATTTCGCGGGCCGACCCTG
It encodes the following:
- the xdhA gene encoding xanthine dehydrogenase small subunit, with the protein product METQTIRFFHRGQVKEVSDAPITRTVLQYLREDARCTGTKEGCAEGDCGACTVVIGELQDGGDVEFKAVNACIQFLPTLDGKALITVEDLRQADGNLHPVQEAMVECHGSQCGFCTPGFVMSLWALYQQHTPGGEAPSRQTICDALTGNLCRCTGYRPIIDAGERMMALPAPSADKLNPRQIADTLRNLKRGKTFRYRAQGQEFFAPRTAAEFGAIKAAQPEIRILAGSTDVGLWVTKQFRELGNLLYVGQVEDLNQIEQRDGMIEIGAAVTLEKAYAALNAAHPELEELWKRFASLPIRNAGTLGGNIANGSPIGDSMPALIALGTEVVLQHGETRRTLPLEDLYLAYQKTAMQPGEFVAALRVPVAGPQHFRTYKLSKRFDEDISAVCAAFGITVQDGIVTQARVAFGGMAATPKRAAATEAALTGQPWNEATARAGMAALAQDYTPLTDMRATASYRSRGAANLLYRFWLETNADALPAAAVNVRAPGAGINATATA
- the xdhB gene encoding xanthine dehydrogenase molybdopterin binding subunit; the protein is MNKQTEPFLLDAAAEQVPQVGISRPHESAHLHVAGTATYTDDIPELAGTLHAALGMSARAHARIRSISLDKVRAAPGVVDVLTVDDIPGTNDCGPIIHDDPILARDVVQFVGQPVFIVVATSHDAARRAARLGVIDYEDLPPVLSPQAAHEAGSYVLPPMHLTRGEPAARIAGATHQDSGTIHLGGQEQFYLEGQISYAAPRENDGMHVWCSTQHPTEMQHAVAHMLGWHAHQVLVECRRMGGGFGGKESQSALFACCAALAAWKLMCPVKLRPDRDDDMMITGKRHDFVFDYSVGHDDEGHIEGVKVQMVSRAGFSADLSGPVMTRAICHFDNAYWLPNVQIDGYCGKTNTQSNTAFRGFGGPQGAFAVEYILDNIARTVGKDSLDVRRANFYGKCENNVTPYGQTVEDNVIHELIDELVASSEYRARREATRAFNATSPVLKKGIAITPVKFGISFNVAHFNQAGALVHVYNDGSVLVNHGGTEMGQGLNTKVAMVVAHELGIRMERVRVTATDTSKVANTSATAASTGADLNGKAAQDAARQIRERLAAFAARKAGVEPSEVRFNDDLVSAGELRLSFGELAREAYVARVQLWSDGFYTTPKLHWDQKTLQGRPFYYFAYGAACSEVLVDTLTGEWKLLRADALHDAGRSLNPAIDIGQVEGAFIQGMGWLTTEELWWNKDGKLMTHAPSTYKIPTVNDCPEAFNVRLFQNRNVEDSIHRSKAVGEPPLLLPFSVFFAIRDAVAALGDYRINPPLKAPATSEAILDAVEAVRAAAAQGAAQAA
- the xdhC gene encoding xanthine dehydrogenase accessory protein XdhC, which encodes MQDAPLKPFRFADAARMVRAGVPVAMVTIVEVKGSAPREAGIRMLVSADDLVGTIGGGHLEWRGMDIAREMLVRGEPRRIERIPLGPALGQCCGGVVQLAFEVLGEADLAWLDAVERKFAAHCSLQRHVPAHGAVTFADSRAVLPGVDLQPDGSWTDTLVPDTMHVVLFGAGHVGHALVKVLATLPCRVHWVDERDTLFPGGLPDNVEAEASDTPEAVVAQAPAGSYFLVMTHSHALDQTLCEEILKRTDFAYFGLIGSKTKRARFEHRMAEHGIDPARFAEMTCPMGVPGITDKAPAMIAVAIVAQLLQVREQRLAALRAGRTEAVHP
- a CDS encoding adenosine deaminase; translated protein: MTIDAALAEQIRRTPKAELHVHIEGTLEPELIFRLAQRNQVALPYPSVDALRAAYAFTDLQSFLDIYYAGASVLLTEEDFFDMTMDYVKRAVADNVRHAEIFFDPQTHTARGVPIGVVIDGIADALAQARTEYDFSSSLILCFLRHLSEEDAFATLEAALPYRDRFVGVGLDSSEKGNPPEKFARVFARARELGLHLVAHAGEEGPAQYVTDALDLLKAERIDHGVRAIDDPALVERLARERVALTVCPLSNVKLKVYPDLRDHPLKRMLDAGVAITLHSDDPAYFGGYMNANWEATFDALPLDAADAHKLARNSFEAAFLPAMQKAEFLAEVDHFWSAPPKSPPATAPAA
- the guaD gene encoding guanine deaminase; translated protein: MTTHPTTDSRTRAIRGRVLHFLRDPQFHEDAYQYWDDGVLIVTDGRIAAAGDYAQLAARIPAGAEVVDHRGKLIVPGFIDTHVHFPQTDMIASPSPGLLHWLDTYTFPEERRFADPDYARGVAGFFTEELLRNGTTSAVVWSTVHKASADALFAESEARNLRMVTGKVMMDRNCPEFLRDTAESGARDSADLLSRWHNKGRLSYAITPRFAPTSTEAQLAACGELARAYPDAFIQTHVAENRDEVKWVAELFPDARSYLDVYDRYGLLRPGAMYGHAIYLDQDDRRRLADSGAAVAHCPTSNLFLGSGFYDFHQSDANRLNVTLATDVGGGTSFSMLRTMNAAHKVARMGGYYLTALRMFYLATRAAAEALGWTGRVGSFSEGCEADFIVLDPKATPLIARRSNRSETLEEELFAFAMLGDDRVIDSVYVMGEAASVPAV
- a CDS encoding fatty acid desaturase codes for the protein MTASHTADSPAAHAAPPARARPQAPHDAPLPEPIAADAPLPSRKIIRGWLIPLGQRSTPRALMLFAFDYLLFGAVLAGVVLAPHWAAKLALGVLAGLVIARLFIIGHDACHQSLTPRRGLNKWLGRLTFLPSLTPYSLWEVGHNVVHHGYTNLKGFDFVWAPYSLEEFNALPRWRRVMERIYRTGFGPGLYYLVEIWWCKLFFPNKRQMATRRPIFTGDCVLVAAFGLAWIGALAALALATQQSVWMLIGAGFVLPFLVWNVTVGFVLYVHHTHTSVAWYDTKTMWARAQPFVSTTVHLRFRHGIGAALHHIMEHTAHHVDMSVPLYRLKRAQALLEHALPGRIIIENFSWRWYFDTARRCKLYDFKALCWTDFRGRQTSDNAPVPA
- a CDS encoding TMEM165/GDT1 family protein — encoded protein: MEAFLVSTGIVALAEMGDKTQLLSLVLAARYRKPVPIILGILIATLFNHGFAGALGGWITHVVGESLLRWILGLGFIAMAAWMLIPDKLDDAEQARPVKGFIGILGTTLVAFFFAEMGDKTQIATVALAARFSDAVLAVVMGTTFGMMIANAPAVLLGDRFANKMPIGLVHKIAAGIFLVLGGLVLVKVGG